A region of Elusimicrobiota bacterium DNA encodes the following proteins:
- a CDS encoding AAA family ATPase, translating to MDVEIPKVSLSPQENEMDILIRARYPLIYMVSWEEARAEALLARMAQRQGKNLFFWSATRGLAEHPFPGTGNAADPIQALEQVAVSKQKALFVFKDFHPHLQDPKVIRRLRDLVTDLKSSYKTLVFLSPLLTIPLELEKDITVIDYDLPDFGEMASLVDESLAQAKGKVPFEFNADDREKIVQAALGMTLSEAENALARSIVDGPTLTVEEIKDTLLKETKQIIRKSRLLEYFEAQQAFADIGGLDLLKHWLEKRGNGFSEKARKFGLPEPKGILLMGVQGCGKSLTCKAISGLWKLPLLRLDMGSIFGQYVGQSEENMRKAIKTAESVAPCVLWLDEIEKGFSGSQSSGAVDAGTTNRIFSTFLTWLQEKQKPVFVAATANNIQQLPPELLRKGRLDEIFFIDLPTETERADIFSIHLKRKGRAPAAFNPPLLARLSNGFSGAEIEQCLVEALHNAFAENREVSQNDLETALRDTVPLSTTMAEDISAIRAWAQERARPASSSPTPNS from the coding sequence ATGGACGTTGAAATCCCAAAGGTCTCTCTTTCTCCCCAAGAAAACGAAATGGATATCTTGATTCGGGCCCGCTACCCCCTCATATACATGGTGAGCTGGGAGGAGGCCCGGGCCGAGGCGCTTTTGGCCCGGATGGCCCAGCGGCAAGGCAAGAACCTGTTCTTCTGGTCCGCCACACGGGGCTTGGCGGAGCACCCTTTCCCAGGAACAGGCAATGCCGCCGATCCGATTCAAGCCTTGGAACAGGTGGCTGTGTCCAAACAAAAAGCCCTCTTCGTCTTTAAAGATTTTCACCCCCATTTGCAGGACCCCAAGGTTATTCGCCGACTTCGGGATCTGGTGACAGATCTCAAATCGAGTTACAAAACATTGGTTTTCCTTTCCCCCCTCCTCACGATCCCCTTGGAACTTGAAAAAGATATCACCGTCATCGATTATGACCTCCCCGACTTTGGTGAGATGGCCTCCCTGGTGGATGAGTCCCTGGCCCAAGCCAAGGGGAAGGTCCCTTTTGAGTTCAACGCCGACGACCGAGAAAAAATCGTCCAGGCCGCGCTGGGCATGACTCTTTCCGAAGCCGAGAACGCCTTGGCCCGCTCCATCGTGGACGGGCCCACCCTCACGGTGGAAGAAATCAAAGATACCCTGCTCAAAGAAACCAAACAAATTATCCGCAAGTCCCGCCTTTTGGAATATTTTGAGGCCCAGCAGGCCTTCGCTGACATTGGCGGTCTGGACCTGCTTAAACATTGGCTGGAAAAACGCGGCAATGGGTTCTCGGAAAAGGCCCGCAAGTTTGGCCTTCCCGAGCCAAAAGGCATTTTGTTGATGGGGGTCCAAGGATGCGGCAAATCATTGACATGCAAAGCGATTAGCGGTCTTTGGAAACTGCCATTGCTCCGTTTGGATATGGGCTCCATCTTTGGTCAATACGTCGGCCAATCCGAGGAAAACATGCGGAAAGCCATCAAAACGGCGGAATCCGTAGCGCCCTGCGTTCTCTGGCTGGACGAAATCGAAAAAGGATTTTCCGGGAGCCAGTCCTCCGGCGCGGTGGACGCCGGCACCACCAACCGGATTTTCTCCACTTTTTTGACCTGGCTTCAGGAGAAGCAAAAACCGGTCTTCGTCGCCGCCACGGCCAACAACATCCAACAGCTTCCCCCGGAACTCCTTCGGAAGGGCCGCCTGGATGAAATATTTTTTATCGATCTGCCGACGGAAACGGAGCGGGCCGATATTTTTTCCATTCATTTAAAGCGGAAGGGCCGCGCCCCCGCCGCTTTCAACCCCCCCCTCCTGGCCCGCCTGTCCAACGGGTTTTCCGGCGCGGAAATCGAGCAGTGTTTGGTGGAAGCCCTCCACAACGCCTTCGCCGAAAACCGCGAGGTTTCCCAGAACGACCTGGAAACCGCTCTCCGCGACACGGTCCCCCTTTCGACCACCATGGCCGAGGACATCAGCGCCATCCGCGCCTGGGCCCAGGAACGGGCCCGGCCCGCCTCCTCGAGTCCCACTCCGAATTCATAA